Genomic segment of Brachyhypopomus gauderio isolate BG-103 chromosome 10, BGAUD_0.2, whole genome shotgun sequence:
agacaatTGTGTAGGTCCGTGTTACGTTGTTGTTTTTCCTCGCCGTGTCGCTCTTCACCAATTCTACATTCTACAAACACGCCCATTGTATGCGCCATCACCCGTCTTGTCGTCACAATGATTATTTCTTATCTGAACAAAAACAGGAGTCTATCCACACATGACCGTTATAGGATATATTGGCGGAAATATTTGTTGCGAAATAATCTCTCAAAGTTTTTGTCTAGATCGAGAAATATGATGAATACGATATCATCTTTGCCATGCCAACGGCTATTTTGGGCTattgtatttttttcatttcttaTTCGGGTCGCTGTCGAAGAGATTCGATATTCTGTCTTTGAGGAGACAAAGACTAAATACATTATTGGAAACCTAAGCAAAGATCTCAGTGTGGATTCTAAAGGTCTGCGTTATCGCAAGGCGAGACTGGATTATCAAGGTGAAAAACGTTATTGTGGAATAGACCTGGAATCTGGGAATATATTTGTCTTGGAGAGGATCGACCGAGAAGCACTCTGTGGAACCACGACTCCAtgttttttacattttgaatttattcttgaaaatcCTCTCCAGCTTCACAACGTTATTTTAGAGGTACAGGATGTCAACGACAACACGCCTGCCTTCCCGAAAGATACAATCAAGCTCGAGATCAGCGAGACAGTATCGACCGGGAGTAAATTTCAAATAGCTCGTGCCCGAGATCTGGACGTTGGAATAAATTCCGTTCAGAGTTACATTCTCAGTCCAAACGAACACTTCTCTGTAGACGCAAGATCGAGTAAAGACAGGTATGTGGATATTGTATTGAAAAGTAACCTCGATCGTGAAATAGAAGGGGAATTTTCTTTGCTACTGACCGCCGTGGACGGAGGGAACTCTCCTCGTTCCGGTACGGTTGCCATCCAAGTGTTTGTTCAAGATGTCAATGACAATGCCCCACGGTTCTCACAGCCTCTGTACAGGACAAGGTTGTTCGAAAATTCTGCGCCCGGAACATCCGTTATCAAAATACTTGCGACTGACATGGATGAAGGCGCAAATGGACAAATAACGTACTATATGAATCACCTTTCGGACAGTACCCATAATCTATTTCACATTGACGAAAACAGTGGTGAAATTTCAGTTACAGGAAACCTAGACCACGAAAGAGCCTCTTCATATGAGATAGAAATACAAGCGGAAGATGGGGGCGGACAGACCGGCCACTGCAAAGTCCAAATTGAAATAGCCGACGTTAATGACAATGCGCCGGTAATAACGGTGAAATCTTTAATAAACCCAGTTCCTGAGAACATTGTAGTTGGCTCAGAAGTTGCcattttaaatgtgaaagaccaagATTCTGGAGAAAACAGCCGAGTCAGCTGTTCTATTCCGATGAACTTGCCATTTAAGTTACAACACTCAATTAAAAACTATTTCACTTTAGTAACTACCACCTTGCTTGATCGCGAGCAAATCGCGGAATATAATGTTACAATAATGGCCTCTGATGGAGGGACCCCTACCCTGTTCTCCACTACTACTATGAGGATCCAAGTCGGAGATATAAATGACAATGCTCCTGCATTTGTACTGCAGACATATGGTGCATATGtgatagaaaacaacaaaccaggcacctctgtgtgttctgttcgTGCAGGAGACCCAGACTGGAGGCAGAATGGCACAGTACTGTATTCTCTGGTGCCCAGTGAGGTCAACGGTGTCCCAGTGTCCTCATTTATATCCATTAATGCAGATACGGGGGTGATCCATGCTGTGAGGTCATTTGACTATGAGCAGTTCAGAAACTTCAATGTCCAGGTTGTAGCCAGAGACAATGGCTCTCCTCCACTCAGCAGCAAcgtgactgtgagtgtgttcatAACAGATGAGAATGATAACTCTCCACAGATATTATACCCTGCTCCAGAGGGAAAGTCTTTAATGACTGAGATGGTCCCTAAA
This window contains:
- the LOC143526160 gene encoding protocadherin beta-15-like, with product MMNTISSLPCQRLFWAIVFFSFLIRVAVEEIRYSVFEETKTKYIIGNLSKDLSVDSKGLRYRKARLDYQGEKRYCGIDLESGNIFVLERIDREALCGTTTPCFLHFEFILENPLQLHNVILEVQDVNDNTPAFPKDTIKLEISETVSTGSKFQIARARDLDVGINSVQSYILSPNEHFSVDARSSKDRYVDIVLKSNLDREIEGEFSLLLTAVDGGNSPRSGTVAIQVFVQDVNDNAPRFSQPLYRTRLFENSAPGTSVIKILATDMDEGANGQITYYMNHLSDSTHNLFHIDENSGEISVTGNLDHERASSYEIEIQAEDGGGQTGHCKVQIEIADVNDNAPVITVKSLINPVPENIVVGSEVAILNVKDQDSGENSRVSCSIPMNLPFKLQHSIKNYFTLVTTTLLDREQIAEYNVTIMASDGGTPTLFSTTTMRIQVGDINDNAPAFVLQTYGAYVIENNKPGTSVCSVRAGDPDWRQNGTVLYSLVPSEVNGVPVSSFISINADTGVIHAVRSFDYEQFRNFNVQVVARDNGSPPLSSNVTVSVFITDENDNSPQILYPAPEGKSLMTEMVPKAALSGSLVSKVIAVDADSGQNAWLSYQIVKSTDPGIFSIGLHSGEIRALRDITESDSMKQNLIISVKDNGQPPLSATCSVYLLISDNLAEVPELKDMTYEESNSKLTSYLIIALVSVSTFFLTFIILMVAVRFCHRRKPRLLFDGAVTIPSAYLPPNYAEVEGAGTLRSSYNYDTYLTTGSRTSDFKFITSYNDNTLPSAQTLNKIQNQNDPFEENSFIVASSDSEWLVIVQYDIGC